The DNA sequence TTTCACGCATGTGCCACAGCGCCTGTCGCTGGGCTTCTGACGCCGCGATCACCGCATCCTGAACGAACCCTGCCTCAAAACCGCGCTCCAGCAGCGATTGCATCATCGTCTCGGCTGTCTCCGCCGAATCGGAGGTGGAGATATCGATGAGCGCGTACCAGTCATGGGGCGTTTGCAGCGGGTCGCGCACACCGGGAATATGTTTCGTAGTGAATTCGACGCCGATGTGCGGCATGAGTTCGAAACCGGTCAGCGCCGTACCGCAGAGGTTCGAGGCCATTTCGAACAGCTTCAATGCGTCTTCGGTGGAGCCGAGCCCGGCAAAAGCCACCTGATGGCCGAGCGGCTTCGGGAACAGCTTCAGCACCGCGCCGGTGATGACGCCGAGCGTGCCTTCCGAACCGATGAAGAGATCGCGCAGATCGTAACCCGTATTGTCTTTTTTCAGCCGGCGCAGCCCGTTCCAGATTTCGCCGGTTGGCAGGACGACTTCAAGCCCGAGGCAGAGCTGGCGCATATTGCCATAGGCGAGAACAGCCGTGCCGCCGGCATTGGTGGCGAGATTGCCACCGATGCGGCAGGAGCCTTGCGAGCCGAGCGACAGCGGGAACATCCGTTCCACCGTCTCCGCTGCCTTGTGGATGTCATCGAGAATGCAGCCGGCATCGGCGACGATGACATTGGCGACCGGATCAATATCGCGGATGCGGTTCATGCGCTCCAGCGACAGGATGATGTCGGTGCCTTCCGCCCGGGGTGTCTGGCCGCCGACAAGGCCGGTATTGCCGGTCTGCGGCACGATTGGTGTGCCGGTCTCGCTGGCGAGCTTCAGGATGGCGGCAACTTCTTCGACCGAACCGGGTTTGACGAGCAGCGGCGAGGCGCCGCGATAAAGCCCGCGATTTTCCACCAGACGCAGCGCCATTTCCGCCGGGTCGCGCACCGCATTTTTCTCGCCGACAATGGCGGTGAAGCGGTCGAGGATGTCGGAGGAGGGGATGGCGGTCATGGGTGTCTCGCTGTCTTTTGAAGCATGGGCGAAAAAGGGTTAAGTGCCGTCAGCCTCTCGGTGCGGCGGCGCGGGAAAGGCGGTCGTTGATCGCCTCTCCGAGACCATGTGTGGGAATGGCGGTGATGGCGATGGTGTTCGCGCCGGTCGCATCGGCGGCTTTGAGATAATCGAACAGATTGGCGGCGGCCTCGGCAAGATTGCCGGCGGGGCTGAGATCGAAAACAGCGCGGGCCGCTTCTTCACCCTTAATGGTGACGCTGCCGAAACGGATCAGCGCTTCGTTCGGCAAAACAGATGTGGCGCCGAGGCGCACGGATGCACCGGGCGCATAGTGCGACGCCAGCATCCCGGGCGCTTCAATGGCGGCAGAGGCTTTTTCGGGCCGTTCCAGCCGCAGGCCGGCAATGGTCTCTATGTCCTCGGTGACGATGCCGCCGGGGCGAAGCAGCCGTACGCGACCATCCTCTTCCACCTTGACGATGGTGGATTCGACGCCGACCGAGGCGGCCCCGCCATCGAGAATGAGATTGATCTTCCGGCCGAGATCGGCCTCCACATGGGCGGCACTTGTCGGGCTGATCTTGCCGGAACTATTGGCGCTGGGGGCGGCCAGCGGCCTGTCGAACCGGCGGATCAGATCACCGGCAAAACCCTGCGGCACGCGGATGCCGACCGTATCAAGCCCGGCCGTCGCAAGCGAATGAATGCCGCTTTCCGGTCTCAGCGGCAGAACCAGCGTCAGCGGGCCGGGCCAGAAGGCCTGCGCAAGCTTCAGCGAAATGGGGTCCAAAACCGCATAACGTTCGGCCATGGCAATATCGGCCACATGGCAGATCAACGGATTGAACTGCGGCCGGCCTTTCGTCTCGTAAATGCGGGTGATGGCCGCCGGATTGGTCGCATCGGCGGCAAGGCCGTAGACGGTTTCCGTCGGCAGGGCGATGGGCTGGCCGTCCGCAAGCTCCGCTACGGCGGCCTGCAACGCGGTTTCCCGCTCATTTTCGATGTTGATATGACGCGCCATGATGCTGCCTTTCAGCGCGCTCAATAGCGTATTTCTGGCCGGGATGGAAAGCGCTATCGTTTATATCGCCTTGATGATCCTGCGCATCTCCTCCGAGCGCGCGCCGAGCAGCAGCACATTTTTCAGCGCCACGCGCGGGTCATGGGTCTGGAACAGCAGGCCGCCGCGATGGAAGGAGGTATCGACTGCGAATTCCTTGTCGGGAAGCGCATTGATGGCGACGGCAAAATACATCCGGGAATAACGTGCATCGATATTTTCGAAGAAGTTCTCTTCACCGCTCAGTTCGGCGAAAAAATTCGCGAAATAGAAGGACCACAGCACGTGGCGTTCAGCGTCGAAACTGGTTTTCGCCGCCGTGACATGACAATAGCCGAGATGCGGCCGGTCGTTGAGCAGATGGTGGGAGACCATCTTGGGAAAACGGATAGACTGGTGAAAGGTGTTGAGGCGGCTATGGGTGGCATCGGCGGCGGCCTCGAGCTTGCGCCCGGTCATCGCCGCCACCTCCTCATGGCTGTAATAGACACGCTCCCGCGGCAACCAGCGTTCTTCATAACGGCTGATCCGGCCGGTGCGCAGAAAATCCGAATGCGCGGTCTTCGACCGTATCGGCATGATCGAATGTCTGGCCGCATCGAAATAACGTATGCGTGTCGCCTTCTCCACCAGGAACGCCCTCGTTGCTGTCGATGCGGCAAGATAATTTAGTTCGCGTTAATACTCCGTTGCGTCGCACCCCCTGTTTTCTGATGGGTGGAGAGGCAATCGCGCAATATGATGCGTCATATTGCGACGTGGTTTTGTTCACCAAGTAGCTGCCGGATTTCGCAGCGGAATGGGCTATGGCAGGCATTTGCTGATGTCGCAATTTGTCGCCAATGCGGAAGCCGATGTCGCTGTCTGTGCTGCTGCAAATGACCGCCGGTGTTTAGATGTGATCATGCTTCCGCAGCCCGGTAAATGGTGCCGGGCAGGGCGGTTTGATCGAGGATTTGGCCATGGAATTGCGTGATACCGTATTGCGCCAGCTGAAGAACCGCCGCGAGGGCTTCAGCCTGGAACAGCCCTTCTACACGGACCAGGATTATTTCAAGCTGGATATGGAAACCATCTGGTATCGCGACTGGCTGTTTGTCGGCCATGATTGCGAAGTGCCCAAATCCGGCAATTATTTCACCGTGCAGGTCGGTTCCTATTCCGTCGTCATCGTCCGTGGACGCGACGGCGAGATCCGCGCCCTTCACAATTCCTGTCGCCATCGTGGTTCCCGCGTCTGCTCCGCCCATAAGGGCCAGTCCGCCCGTCTCGTCTGTCCCTATCACCAGTGGACCTACGATCTGGATGGCAAGCTCCTGTTCGCGCGTCATATGGGCGAGGAGTTCGACAAGGCGGAATTCGGCCTGAAGCCGGTCGCCTGCCAGACAGTTGCCGGTTACGTCTTCATCTGCCTTGCCGACCAGCCGGCGGATTTTGCGCCCATGCGGGCCGAAGTCGAAAGCTACATGGCCCCGCACCGCATCTGGGAAGCCAAGGTCGCGCATGAAAGCACGATCATCGAAAAGGGCAACTGGAAGCTGGTCTGGGAAAACAACCGCGAGTGCTACCATTGCGCCGCCAACCACCCGGAACTTTGCCGCACTTACCCCGAAAACCCGAGTGTGACGGGAACGGATGGCGGCGCCAGCGATCCCGAGATCGGCGGTCACTGGGCGCGCTGCGAGGCCGCCGGCCTGCCGAGCCGTTTCAAGATGGATCCGCAGGGCCAGTTCCGCGTCGCCCGCATGCCGCTGATCGGCGAGGCGGAAAGCTACACCATGTCGGGCAAACGCGCCGTGCGCCGGCCGCTGTCCGAGGATGTCAGCATCAGCCATATCGGCGCGTTGCTGCTGTTCCATTATCCGACGACCTGGAACCACTTCCTCGGCGACCACACCATTTCCTTCCGGGTGCTGCCGCTCAATGCCAATGAGACCATGGTCACCACCAAATGGCTGGTGCACAAGGACGCGGTGGAAGGCGTCGACTACGATCTGGAAGACCTGACCCACGTCTGGAACGAAACCAACGATCAGGACCGCCGCATCGTCGAGGAAAACGCCTTCGGCATCCGGTCGCCTGCTTACCAGCCTGGGCCTTATTCCATGGAAGACGAGGGCGGTGTGATGCAGTTCGTCAACTGGTATTCCGATTTCATGATCGACCGGCTTTCCGGCGACAAGGCCCGGCTTTCGGCAGTAGCGTAACGCGAAGATGAATATGGTTGTGACCTACAAGCACATAGACGAGATGAAGCCGTGGAGCGACAAGCTCCAGCTGCTGGAGTGCATTTCGGTGACGCCCGAAACACAGGATGTCATGACATTCCTGTTCCGCTCCGAAGATCAGAACTGGTTCCGGTATCTGCCGGGTCAGTTCGTCACGCTGGAACTGCCGGTGGGCAAGGAGCCGCTCTATCGCACCTACACACTGTCCTCCAGCCCGTCACGGCCCTATGCGCTTTCGGTCACGGTCAAGGCGCAGGCCAACAGCATCGGCACGCGCTGGATGTTCGATAATCTGAGGCCCGGCATGAAAATCCGGGCGCTCGGCCCGCTCGGTGATTTCTCCTATGTGCGCCACCCCGGTGACAAATATCTGTTCATCTCGGCAGGCTCCGGCGTCACGCCGATGATGTCGATGGTGCGCGACATGAGCGACCGTGCTCCGCAGAGCGACATCGCCTTCATCAACTGCTCGCGCTCGCCGTCCGATATCGTCTTCCGCCACGAGCTTGAATATCTCGCCCGCTTCATGCCGAAGCTGTCGCTCGGTTTCATCGTCGAGAACTGCGGCCGCACCGATCTCTGGTCCGGCCTGAAGGGCATGGTCGACAAGGCCAAGATCGCGCTTCTATCTCCTGACTTCATGGAGCGCACCGTATTCTGCTGCGGGCCGGAGCCCTTCATGGCCGCCGTCCGCTCCATGCTCGACGCGTCCGGCTTCGACATGAGCCGTTACCATCAGGAAAGCTTCTCGCCCGCAGCCCCGGTCACGGTCGGCGAGAGCGTTCTCACCGATGTGGACGGTGAAGCGCTGTCGATGGTGGGCTTCACGCTTTCCGGAAAAGAGATGGCCTGCCAGCCCGGCCAGACGGTTCTGATGACGGCGCGCGCCGCCGGCGTACGCATCGGCGCGGCCTGCGAATCGGGTATCTGCGGCACCTGCCGGGTGCTGAAGCTGTCCGGCGAGGTGGAGATGAACCACAATGGCGGCATTCTCGATGACGAGATCGAGGAAGGTTATATTCTCGCCTGCTGTTCACGGCCCTTGACCGATGTGAAGGTGGAAGCCTGACGCCAATAGCGTGTCATCTTCCCTATCCTTCACCGGATGGTTGTCATGGAACCAAATTTCCCTAAACTCGTTTGCACGTCATCGAATTCTTTTCGGGTGTTCCATGGGGCTGACCCTTACCTCCGATGAGAGCGAGCGGTTAAAGGGCGCGGTTTAACGCGCCAGAGCAAACGGAGGAAGACCATGATGAATTTCCGGACAACGAGCGTCGCCACGGCGATTGTCGTTTTCCTCACCAGCTTCACGCCGTCGCAGGCCTTCCAGGCGCCTGTGCCGATGCCGAAGCCGGCGATATCCGCCGACAATAATGTCGTGCCGGTGCAGTACCGCGAATGGGACCGCCGAAACGACCGCAGGTATGGGGACCGCATGTATCGCCCCCGCCCGCCGCGTGACGGATATTACAACGGCCACCGCGGCTATCGCGATCGCCGCCCGGGCTATCGTTATCATAACGGTTACTGGTTCCCGCTGGCAGCCTTTGCGGCCGGTGCGATCATCGGCGGCGCCATGCAGCAGCCGCGTCCGACCTATGGCGGCAGCCATGTCTCCTGGTGTCAGAACCGCTGGCGGTCCTACCGCGCTTACGACAATAGCTACCAGCCGAACAGCGGTCCGCGCCGCATATGCGTATCGCCGTACAGCCGCTGACAGGATTTTCGAAAGCCCGGATTTTTATCCGGGCTTTTGTTTTCCGGCTGCCGGATCGGGTAACCGAAGCGTGAATGGAGCGTTAATGCTGGGTTCAGGCGAAAACGCCTAGCCTGCAACCAGTAATGTTCCAGCCAGACCGAAAAACTGGCCGAATGAGAAGAAAAAAGTGCTATTATTCACGGAAAGCGGCCTGTTGACCGTCGTGAATGGAGGAAGTCAGATGAGAAACTATATGAAGAATATCTTGGCTGTCGGTCTTTCTGCGATCGTGGTTGCAGGAGCGATCGTTCCCGCAGAAGCAGCAATGCCGTTGCCGATGGCGCCGAAAAGCGTCGAGGCCACAGGCAGCGACGCCGGCAATATCGTGAATGTGCAATATTGGCGCGATCGTGGTGGTCGCGGCGATTGGGGTGACCGTCGCGGCTGGTATGGCGGCCATCGCGGTTATCGCGATTATCGCCCGGGCTATCGTCACCATGACGGTTACTGGTTCCCGCTCGCAGCCTTTGCGACGGGCGCGATCATCGGCGGCGCTCTTTCGCAGCCGCGTGAAGTCTACCGTCCGGTGCCGGAATATCGTCCGCGCCCGGTCTATCGCGAATACCGCCCGGTCCGCCGTGGCGGCATGAGCCAGGCGCACGTGAACTGGTGCTATGGCCGTTATCGTTCCTACGATGCCTATAGCAACACGTTCCAGCCTTACCACGGCCCGCGCCAGCCCTGCTATTCGCCTTACAGCTGATAGAATGCCAGGCTAAAATTGACAGAGCCGTCCGGTCATCACCGGGCGGCTTTTTTATTACAGGATCCGTGCCCGTTTGAGCACGAACCAGGCAAGCACGACGGAAATCACGATAAAGACGCCGGCCGACAACGTGCCGCCGGTGCCAACTGTAAACGGCAACTCATCCGTATTCATGCCGAAAAAGCCTGTCACCAGCGATGGCGGCAGCAGGAAGGCCGTCATCAGCGACAGGATGTAAAGGTGCCGGTTGGTTTCGGACGAAAGTTTGGAATCGATTTCTTCGTGCAGCAGCCTTGCGCGTTCCTGCAGGGCATAGACGTCGTGATCCACAGCTTCGAGGCGACCCATCAGGCGTGAGGCGACATCTTCGAAACCGTCAGGCATTTCGTCCTCATCGGCGGCCGAAGCGCGTCGCATCAGGGTCAGCACGGTGCGCAGATGCCGGTGCAGACGAACCACCGTGCGGCGCAGCGGGGCGAGCCGCCGCCGCTCATCGCGGTTCTCGCTGTCATAGACCATGTCCTCGATGGCGTTCAGTTCCTCCGTCGTCTCCATCACCAGATTGATGAGCGAGCGCTGGAATTCCGCCACCAGCCCCTCGAAGACATGAGATGGGGTGAGGTAGCGGCTGGAATTCTTGTCGACCGCCGCTTTCAGCCGGTCCACCGAATGCAGCGGCTGCAGGCGGGTGGTGATGATGAAACGATCGCTCACCGCAAAATGCAGCCAGCCGAAATCGCGCGTTTCCTTGTCGAACTCCCGCTGGAAATCGACCAATGTGCCATAGAGCGATTTTTCATCGACCACGATGGAAGGGTGCGTCTCATGGGTGGTGAGGCTTGCCCGCGCCGCTGGATCGAGACCGTCGATGGTTTCGAGAAAAGCCGCCACCCGCTGGTCGGCGAGATTGAGATGCAGCCAGAAGAAACCTTCGCACTCGGCCACTTCGTGAAAGCGCGCATCGGGCGCCAGCCGGCGGCACGGCGCTGTGCCGGGGTGGAACTGATAGGCCCAGACAAGGCCGGGAATATTGGGCGTTACGAGATCCATCGTGGCAGTCCTGACCGGCTGGATGGGAGGAGGGAAGGCGTCCGTCGTTCTGGTGTGGGAGCGGCAGTGGCGGCACGGCGCCTTTCAGCGCATGCTGAGCAAATTCATATGACAGTTTTATAACAATCCCGCTGAAATGACGGGAATTTTCAAATTGACGTTTACGTAAAAATCATTTAGCCCGAAGGCAGTAGCAGGATACAAAAGCTTCGGGAGGAGGCAGCATGTATAGCGCGCCGGTGGATGATATCGCCTTTACACTCAAACATGTAGCGGGTCTTGAAGACGCGCTGGCAAAGGGTGTGCTGGGCGATCTCGGTGAAGATCTGGTGGATGCCATTCTCCAGGAGGCCGGCCGGTTCGCCACCGCCGAGGTCGCGCCGCTTGCCGAAATCGGCGACCGCCAGGGCGCGAAGCTTGCCGATGGCAAGGTCACGACGCCGGATGGCTGGGCCGATCTTTACCGCCGCTGGGCCGAAGCCGGCTGGAACAGCCTGACGGCGCCTGAGGAGTTTGGCGGCCAGAACCTGCCGCATATGCTGAATGTCGCAGCACTCGAAATGTGGAACTCCGGCTCCATGGCCTTTGCGCTGGCGCCCACGCTCACCATGGGCGCGGTGGAAGCCATCGTCACCCACGGCAGCAACGACCTGAAACGCACCTATCTTCCCAAGCTCGTCTCCGGTGAATGGACCGGCACGATGAACCTCACCGAACCGCATGCGGGTTCGGACCTTGGCGTGTTGAAGACTAAGGCCGAGCGCAATGGCGACGGCACCTATCGCATCTTCGGGCAGAAGATTTTCATCACCTGGGGCGAACACGACGCGGCTGATAATATCATCCACCTCGTTCTCGCCCGCCTGCCGG is a window from the Agrobacterium tumefaciens genome containing:
- a CDS encoding transporter → MDLVTPNIPGLVWAYQFHPGTAPCRRLAPDARFHEVAECEGFFWLHLNLADQRVAAFLETIDGLDPAARASLTTHETHPSIVVDEKSLYGTLVDFQREFDKETRDFGWLHFAVSDRFIITTRLQPLHSVDRLKAAVDKNSSRYLTPSHVFEGLVAEFQRSLINLVMETTEELNAIEDMVYDSENRDERRRLAPLRRTVVRLHRHLRTVLTLMRRASAADEDEMPDGFEDVASRLMGRLEAVDHDVYALQERARLLHEEIDSKLSSETNRHLYILSLMTAFLLPPSLVTGFFGMNTDELPFTVGTGGTLSAGVFIVISVVLAWFVLKRARIL
- a CDS encoding FAD-binding oxidoreductase, with translation MTAIPSSDILDRFTAIVGEKNAVRDPAEMALRLVENRGLYRGASPLLVKPGSVEEVAAILKLASETGTPIVPQTGNTGLVGGQTPRAEGTDIILSLERMNRIRDIDPVANVIVADAGCILDDIHKAAETVERMFPLSLGSQGSCRIGGNLATNAGGTAVLAYGNMRQLCLGLEVVLPTGEIWNGLRRLKKDNTGYDLRDLFIGSEGTLGVITGAVLKLFPKPLGHQVAFAGLGSTEDALKLFEMASNLCGTALTGFELMPHIGVEFTTKHIPGVRDPLQTPHDWYALIDISTSDSAETAETMMQSLLERGFEAGFVQDAVIAASEAQRQALWHMRESMSDAQKPEGGSIKHDVSVPVSKIPEFMATAEKAVIAAIPGARVCAFGHLGDGNIHYNISQPVGADKAEFLGRWRDMNEIVHGIVLTLGGSISAEHGIGQLKRDELAAIRPGIEMDLMRRIKHAFDPAGIMNPGKVLAAG
- a CDS encoding hybrid-cluster NAD(P)-dependent oxidoreductase — encoded protein: MNMVVTYKHIDEMKPWSDKLQLLECISVTPETQDVMTFLFRSEDQNWFRYLPGQFVTLELPVGKEPLYRTYTLSSSPSRPYALSVTVKAQANSIGTRWMFDNLRPGMKIRALGPLGDFSYVRHPGDKYLFISAGSGVTPMMSMVRDMSDRAPQSDIAFINCSRSPSDIVFRHELEYLARFMPKLSLGFIVENCGRTDLWSGLKGMVDKAKIALLSPDFMERTVFCCGPEPFMAAVRSMLDASGFDMSRYHQESFSPAAPVTVGESVLTDVDGEALSMVGFTLSGKEMACQPGQTVLMTARAAGVRIGAACESGICGTCRVLKLSGEVEMNHNGGILDDEIEEGYILACCSRPLTDVKVEA
- a CDS encoding DUF6656 family protein — its product is MEKATRIRYFDAARHSIMPIRSKTAHSDFLRTGRISRYEERWLPRERVYYSHEEVAAMTGRKLEAAADATHSRLNTFHQSIRFPKMVSHHLLNDRPHLGYCHVTAAKTSFDAERHVLWSFYFANFFAELSGEENFFENIDARYSRMYFAVAINALPDKEFAVDTSFHRGGLLFQTHDPRVALKNVLLLGARSEEMRRIIKAI
- a CDS encoding BA14K family protein; translated protein: MRNYMKNILAVGLSAIVVAGAIVPAEAAMPLPMAPKSVEATGSDAGNIVNVQYWRDRGGRGDWGDRRGWYGGHRGYRDYRPGYRHHDGYWFPLAAFATGAIIGGALSQPREVYRPVPEYRPRPVYREYRPVRRGGMSQAHVNWCYGRYRSYDAYSNTFQPYHGPRQPCYSPYS
- a CDS encoding BA14K family protein, producing the protein MMNFRTTSVATAIVVFLTSFTPSQAFQAPVPMPKPAISADNNVVPVQYREWDRRNDRRYGDRMYRPRPPRDGYYNGHRGYRDRRPGYRYHNGYWFPLAAFAAGAIIGGAMQQPRPTYGGSHVSWCQNRWRSYRAYDNSYQPNSGPRRICVSPYSR
- a CDS encoding L-threonylcarbamoyladenylate synthase, with product MARHINIENERETALQAAVAELADGQPIALPTETVYGLAADATNPAAITRIYETKGRPQFNPLICHVADIAMAERYAVLDPISLKLAQAFWPGPLTLVLPLRPESGIHSLATAGLDTVGIRVPQGFAGDLIRRFDRPLAAPSANSSGKISPTSAAHVEADLGRKINLILDGGAASVGVESTIVKVEEDGRVRLLRPGGIVTEDIETIAGLRLERPEKASAAIEAPGMLASHYAPGASVRLGATSVLPNEALIRFGSVTIKGEEAARAVFDLSPAGNLAEAAANLFDYLKAADATGANTIAITAIPTHGLGEAINDRLSRAAAPRG
- a CDS encoding aromatic ring-hydroxylating oxygenase subunit alpha — encoded protein: MELRDTVLRQLKNRREGFSLEQPFYTDQDYFKLDMETIWYRDWLFVGHDCEVPKSGNYFTVQVGSYSVVIVRGRDGEIRALHNSCRHRGSRVCSAHKGQSARLVCPYHQWTYDLDGKLLFARHMGEEFDKAEFGLKPVACQTVAGYVFICLADQPADFAPMRAEVESYMAPHRIWEAKVAHESTIIEKGNWKLVWENNRECYHCAANHPELCRTYPENPSVTGTDGGASDPEIGGHWARCEAAGLPSRFKMDPQGQFRVARMPLIGEAESYTMSGKRAVRRPLSEDVSISHIGALLLFHYPTTWNHFLGDHTISFRVLPLNANETMVTTKWLVHKDAVEGVDYDLEDLTHVWNETNDQDRRIVEENAFGIRSPAYQPGPYSMEDEGGVMQFVNWYSDFMIDRLSGDKARLSAVA